The Hymenobacter sp. DG01 genome has a segment encoding these proteins:
- the atpA gene encoding F0F1 ATP synthase subunit alpha, with the protein MAEVRPDEVSAILREQLSNFKTEAELEEVGTVLQVGDGVARIYGLGKAQSGELLEFENGLQALVLNLEEDNVGAVMLGDYSEIREGATVRRTNKIASIQVGDGIIGRVVNTLGQPIDGRGPIQGATYDMPLERKAPGVIYRQPVNEPMQTGIKAIDAMIPIGRGQRELIIGDRQTGKSTVALDAILNQREFYERGEPVFCIYVAVGQKASTVAQVVNALTKGGAMDYTVVVSASASDPAPMQFFAPFTGAAIGEFFRDTGRPALVVYDDLSKQAVAYREVSLLLRRPPGREAYPGDVFYLHSRLLERAAKINASDAIAQDMNDLPESIKPLVKGGGSLTALPIIETQAGDVSAYIPTNVISITDGQIFLETNLFNSGVRPAINVGISVSRVGGNAQIKSMKKVAGTLKLDQAQFRELEAFAKFGSDLDASTKLTIERGRRNLEILKQPQFSPQKVEDQVAIIYAATNGLLDLVPVNRVREFEKEFTQVMNTRHPEVLKGLKAGKLDDETTGAIRQVAKDLSAAYATK; encoded by the coding sequence ATGGCAGAAGTACGTCCGGATGAAGTATCCGCCATTCTGCGGGAGCAGCTGTCCAACTTCAAAACCGAAGCCGAACTCGAAGAGGTTGGTACGGTTCTGCAGGTTGGCGACGGTGTAGCCCGCATCTACGGCCTGGGCAAAGCCCAGTCGGGGGAATTGCTCGAATTTGAAAATGGCCTGCAGGCCCTCGTGCTGAACCTGGAAGAAGACAACGTAGGTGCCGTAATGCTCGGCGACTACTCTGAAATCCGGGAAGGCGCCACGGTACGTCGTACCAATAAAATTGCTTCTATTCAGGTTGGTGACGGCATCATTGGCCGCGTGGTAAACACGCTCGGCCAGCCCATCGACGGTCGTGGCCCCATTCAGGGTGCTACCTACGATATGCCCCTGGAGCGCAAGGCTCCCGGTGTAATCTACCGTCAGCCGGTTAACGAGCCCATGCAAACGGGTATCAAGGCTATTGACGCCATGATTCCGATTGGCCGGGGCCAGCGCGAACTGATCATTGGTGACCGTCAGACCGGTAAGTCCACGGTAGCGCTTGACGCCATCCTGAACCAGCGCGAATTCTATGAGCGCGGCGAGCCGGTTTTCTGCATCTACGTAGCCGTAGGTCAGAAAGCTTCGACCGTAGCCCAGGTAGTAAACGCACTGACCAAAGGTGGTGCTATGGACTACACAGTAGTGGTATCGGCTTCGGCTTCGGACCCCGCTCCCATGCAGTTCTTTGCTCCCTTCACGGGTGCTGCCATCGGCGAGTTCTTCCGCGACACGGGCCGTCCGGCTCTGGTTGTGTACGATGACTTGTCGAAGCAGGCAGTAGCTTACCGCGAGGTGTCGCTGCTGCTGCGTCGTCCTCCTGGACGTGAGGCTTACCCCGGTGACGTATTCTACCTGCACAGCCGCCTGCTGGAGCGCGCCGCGAAGATCAACGCTTCCGACGCCATTGCTCAGGACATGAACGACCTGCCCGAGAGCATCAAGCCGCTGGTGAAAGGTGGTGGTTCGCTGACGGCTCTGCCCATCATCGAAACCCAGGCGGGTGACGTTTCGGCCTATATCCCGACCAACGTAATTTCGATTACCGATGGTCAGATCTTCCTGGAAACCAACCTCTTCAACTCGGGTGTGCGTCCGGCCATTAACGTAGGTATCTCGGTATCGCGCGTAGGTGGTAACGCTCAGATCAAGTCGATGAAGAAGGTAGCTGGTACCCTGAAGCTCGACCAGGCGCAGTTCCGCGAGCTGGAAGCCTTCGCCAAGTTTGGCTCCGACCTCGATGCCTCGACCAAGCTCACGATTGAGCGTGGCCGTCGTAACCTCGAAATCCTGAAGCAGCCCCAGTTCTCGCCCCAGAAGGTAGAAGACCAGGTAGCCATCATCTACGCCGCTACCAACGGTCTGCTTGACCTCGTGCCCGTGAACCGGGTACGGGAGTTCGAGAAGGAGTTCACCCAAGTGATGAACACCCGTCACCCCGAGGTGCTGAAAGGCCTGAAGGCTGGTAAGCTCGACGACGAAACCACCGGCGCTATCCGCCAGGTGGCCAAGGATCTGTCGGCCGCTTACGCTACTAAGTAA
- a CDS encoding F0F1 ATP synthase subunit B, which yields MQIVTPELGLIFWQLVIFGIVLLLLRAFAWKPILSSLKERESSIEGALRMADQAKLEMQQLKAGNEKLLAEARMERDRILKEATDVSNQLIEQAKNKATEEGSRMILQAREAIQNEKNAALAEVKNTAAKLSIDIAERILRRELADQPAQQQLVDSYLQEVKLN from the coding sequence ATGCAAATTGTAACGCCCGAATTAGGCCTGATTTTCTGGCAGCTGGTGATTTTCGGCATCGTGCTGCTGCTGTTGCGTGCCTTTGCCTGGAAGCCCATCCTGAGCTCCCTGAAAGAGCGGGAAAGCTCCATCGAAGGTGCCCTGCGCATGGCTGATCAAGCCAAGCTGGAAATGCAACAGCTGAAAGCCGGCAACGAAAAGCTACTGGCGGAAGCCCGCATGGAGCGCGACCGGATTCTGAAGGAAGCCACCGACGTTTCCAACCAGCTGATTGAGCAAGCCAAGAACAAGGCTACCGAAGAAGGCAGCCGCATGATTCTGCAAGCTCGCGAAGCCATTCAGAACGAGAAAAACGCGGCTCTGGCGGAGGTGAAAAACACCGCCGCTAAGCTCTCTATCGACATTGCTGAGCGCATCCTGCGCCGCGAACTGGCCGACCAGCCCGCCCAGCAGCAACTCGTGGACTCGTATCTGCAAGAAGTAAAGCTCAACTAA
- the atpG gene encoding ATP synthase F1 subunit gamma, whose product MASLKEVRSRITSVQSTQQITKAMKMVAAAKLRRAQDNILRMRPYAQRLNSILGNLTALAGEDVVSEYGVVRDVRRVLIIAITSDRGLAGAFNSNIFKGVNAVLQDRYATQAAAGNVTVLAIGRKAHEYFGKRLPLLGNYQHVFGKLSFDTVREAAEQAMDGFRAGQYDEVVMVYNEFKNVATQIVRTEQLLPLVPAEQPVGASAASNVDYIFEPSKEEIVRTLIPQSLKVQLYKAVLESNASEHGARMTAMDKATDNAGELLKQLKLTYNRTRQAAITTEILEIVGGAEALAAGR is encoded by the coding sequence ATGGCTAGCTTAAAAGAAGTTCGGAGCCGCATTACGTCGGTGCAAAGCACGCAGCAAATCACCAAAGCCATGAAAATGGTGGCGGCGGCTAAGCTGCGTCGAGCCCAGGACAATATCCTGCGCATGCGCCCTTATGCTCAGCGGCTCAACAGCATTCTGGGTAACCTGACGGCCTTGGCTGGCGAGGACGTTGTTAGTGAGTACGGCGTGGTGCGCGATGTGCGCCGCGTGCTGATCATTGCCATCACCTCCGACCGGGGGTTGGCTGGGGCCTTCAACAGCAACATCTTCAAGGGGGTGAATGCTGTACTGCAGGACCGCTACGCTACCCAGGCCGCTGCCGGTAACGTTACGGTGCTGGCCATTGGCCGCAAGGCGCACGAGTACTTCGGTAAGCGCCTGCCGCTGCTGGGTAACTACCAGCACGTATTCGGCAAGCTCTCGTTCGATACGGTGCGGGAAGCAGCCGAGCAGGCTATGGACGGCTTCCGGGCCGGCCAGTACGACGAGGTGGTGATGGTGTACAACGAGTTCAAGAACGTAGCCACCCAGATTGTGCGCACCGAGCAGCTGCTGCCGCTGGTGCCCGCCGAGCAGCCAGTAGGTGCCTCGGCCGCCTCGAACGTGGACTACATCTTTGAACCTTCGAAAGAGGAAATTGTGCGTACCCTGATTCCGCAGTCATTGAAAGTGCAGCTCTACAAGGCTGTGCTGGAAAGCAATGCCTCGGAGCACGGCGCCCGTATGACAGCTATGGACAAGGCTACGGATAACGCCGGCGAGCTGCTGAAGCAACTCAAGCTGACGTACAACCGGACCCGCCAAGCTGCCATTACCACCGAGATTCTCGAAATCGTGGGTGGTGCTGAAGCGCTGGCTGCCGGCCGGTAG
- the atpE gene encoding ATP synthase F0 subunit C has product MLLSLLLQIANAAGLAVFGAAIGAGLVALGAGLGIGRIGGQAMEAIGRQPEASGKIQTAMLIVAALIEGLALFAVVVCLLISFKL; this is encoded by the coding sequence ATGCTTCTTTCTCTGTTGTTGCAGATTGCTAACGCCGCTGGTCTGGCTGTATTTGGTGCCGCTATCGGTGCTGGTCTGGTTGCTCTGGGCGCTGGTCTGGGTATCGGCCGCATCGGTGGTCAGGCTATGGAAGCCATCGGCCGTCAGCCGGAAGCTTCGGGCAAGATCCAAACGGCTATGCTGATCGTGGCCGCTCTGATCGAAGGTCTGGCTCTGTTCGCAGTAGTAGTCTGCCTGCTGATTTCGTTCAAACTCTAG
- the atpB gene encoding F0F1 ATP synthase subunit A: protein MKRLLLALLCLFSFSVYANEPTSTQEEATDKEAFSPGDMILHHIGDAHEWHFATLGDEEHGTHLTLPLPVIAFRPGKGLSVFSSSQLAEGKTYEGLKLEHEHLVSEDGSKVYDFSITKNVASLMLSAALLLLVFTSVARGYAKRGSGAPKGIQSFFEPIIVFVRDEVAKKSIGPKYERYMPYLLTVFFFIWFNNLLGLVPGGANLTGNIAVTLTLAVLTLLITLFSSNKNYWHHIFATPGVPKALLPIMIPVEIIGIFVKPFSLMVRLFANITAGHIVILSFISLIFIFRNIGVAPVTLAFGLFINMLELLVAILQAYIFTLLTAMYIGGAVEEHHDADYQMGGGDGAEPAHAHAH from the coding sequence ATGAAGCGCTTACTTTTAGCTCTCTTGTGCCTGTTCTCGTTCTCGGTGTACGCCAACGAACCGACCTCTACGCAGGAGGAAGCCACGGATAAGGAGGCCTTCAGCCCAGGCGACATGATTCTGCATCACATTGGCGATGCACATGAGTGGCATTTCGCTACCCTGGGCGATGAAGAGCACGGCACGCACCTGACCCTTCCGCTTCCGGTTATTGCCTTCCGGCCCGGTAAAGGCCTAAGCGTATTCTCTTCCTCACAGCTGGCCGAGGGTAAAACCTACGAGGGCCTGAAGCTGGAGCATGAGCACCTAGTGTCAGAGGATGGCAGCAAGGTGTACGATTTCTCGATTACCAAGAACGTAGCCTCCCTGATGCTGAGCGCAGCGCTGCTCTTGCTCGTGTTTACCTCCGTGGCTCGGGGCTATGCCAAGCGCGGCTCGGGGGCTCCCAAAGGCATCCAATCCTTCTTTGAGCCTATTATCGTCTTTGTTCGCGACGAGGTAGCTAAGAAGTCTATCGGCCCGAAGTATGAGCGCTATATGCCCTACCTGCTGACGGTGTTCTTCTTTATCTGGTTCAACAACCTGCTGGGTCTGGTACCCGGTGGCGCTAACCTTACCGGCAACATTGCCGTGACGCTGACCCTGGCCGTGCTGACCCTGCTCATCACCCTGTTCAGCTCCAACAAGAACTACTGGCACCACATCTTCGCTACCCCCGGCGTACCGAAGGCCCTGCTGCCCATCATGATTCCGGTAGAAATCATCGGCATCTTCGTGAAGCCCTTCTCCCTGATGGTGCGTTTGTTTGCCAACATCACGGCCGGCCACATTGTAATTCTGAGCTTTATCTCGCTCATCTTCATTTTCCGCAATATTGGTGTAGCCCCCGTAACGCTGGCTTTCGGTCTGTTCATTAACATGCTCGAATTGCTGGTAGCCATTCTGCAGGCCTACATCTTCACCCTGCTGACGGCCATGTACATCGGTGGTGCGGTAGAGGAACACCACGATGCGGATTACCAGATGGGTGGTGGCGATGGTGCCGAGCCGGCCCATGCTCACGCTCACTAA
- the atpH gene encoding ATP synthase F1 subunit delta → MSELRVASRYAKSLLDLAEERGTLEQVKQDMDLFTKVLDENRDLRLLLRNPIVKHDKKLAILNAVFTGKVSELTSKFFTIITQKNRESALEFIGSEFQRQYNQLRGVQLAEVTTATPLDAPTRLQVVQLVRQQTGQQQVTLTEKIDPSLIGGFVLRIGDRLIDDSVSYRLRKLRTEFSKNPYQSQL, encoded by the coding sequence ATGTCTGAACTACGAGTTGCCTCCCGCTACGCGAAGTCGTTGCTGGACTTGGCTGAGGAACGCGGGACGCTGGAGCAGGTAAAGCAGGACATGGACTTGTTCACGAAAGTGCTGGACGAGAATCGTGACCTGCGCCTGTTGTTGCGCAACCCCATTGTGAAGCACGATAAAAAGCTTGCCATCCTGAACGCCGTGTTCACGGGCAAAGTATCGGAGCTGACCAGCAAGTTCTTTACCATCATCACGCAGAAAAACCGCGAAAGCGCTCTGGAGTTTATTGGCAGCGAGTTTCAGCGCCAGTACAACCAGCTGCGCGGTGTTCAGCTGGCGGAAGTAACTACGGCTACTCCGCTGGATGCTCCTACCCGCCTGCAAGTAGTCCAGCTGGTTCGCCAGCAAACGGGCCAGCAGCAGGTGACCCTCACCGAAAAGATAGATCCTTCGTTGATTGGTGGCTTTGTGCTGCGTATCGGCGACCGGCTCATCGACGACTCGGTTAGCTACCGGTTGCGCAAGCTGCGCACCGAATTCTCGAAGAACCCCTACCAATCCCAACTATAA